From the Variovorax paradoxus genome, the window GTCACCGTCGCCACGCTAGCACAGGACAACGCGTTCGGCCGCGACGGCGTGAAGGCCTTCGGCGCCGCGCTGAAGAAAGCCAAGCTCGTGCATGAGGAATACCTGCCGCCCGCCACCACCGACTTCACGGCCGGCGCGCAGCGCCTGATCGACAAGCTCAAGGACCAGCCCGGCCGCAAGGTCATCTGGATCGTCTGGGCCGGCGCGGGCAACCCGTTCAAGATCGTCGACCTCGACCTGAAGCGCTACGGCATCGAGATCGCCACCGGCGGCAACATCCTGCCGGCCATGGCGGCCTACAAGGCGCTGCCGGGCATGGAAGGCGCGGCGTACTACTACTTCGGCATCCCGAAGAACCCGGTGAACGACGCGATGGTGTCGGCGCACTACAAGGAATTCAAGACGCCGCCGGACTTCTTCACCGCCGGCGGCTTCTCCGCCGCCATGGCGGTGGTGACGGCGCTGAAGAAGACCAACGGCGACACCAACACCAACAAGCTCATCAGCACGATGGAAGGCATGAGCTTCGACACGCCCAAGGGCAAGATGACCTTCCGCAAGGAAGATCACCAGGCGATGCAGTCGATGTACCACTTCAAGATCAAGGTCGACCCGGCGTTCGCCTGGGGCGTGCCGGAGCTGGTGCACGAGATCAAGCCCGAGGAAATGGACATCCCCATCAAGAACAAGAGGTAGGAACTCGCCCCCGGGCTGCGCGCACTTCGTGTCGGTGCGCCAACCCCTACCGGGGGCAACACCTGCGGCCCGGCAAAGCCGGTTCCGCGGTGTTCGCTTGAACACGCGGCAACTCGGAAGCCGCCGCTCCCCATTTCGCCCCGGATGGCCGCCGGGCGAAGCGCCAGCCTGCGCTCTGCGCGAGGCCGGCGCGATCCACGGCCGATTCGTCAATCTGCAACGCAAGCGTTCGATACCCACAACACAAGGAGACAGCGATGCCAG encodes:
- a CDS encoding substrate-binding domain-containing protein, with translation MNRRHLVALAALATCAATAPAWAQSNEIRIAHIYSKTGALEAYGKQTQTGFMMGLDYATGGTMAINGKKIVVIEKDDQGKPDLGKSLLAAAYSDDKAALAVGPTASGVALAMLPVAEEYKKILLVEPAVADSITGDKWNKYIFRTGRNSSQDAISNAVAVDKAGVTVATLAQDNAFGRDGVKAFGAALKKAKLVHEEYLPPATTDFTAGAQRLIDKLKDQPGRKVIWIVWAGAGNPFKIVDLDLKRYGIEIATGGNILPAMAAYKALPGMEGAAYYYFGIPKNPVNDAMVSAHYKEFKTPPDFFTAGGFSAAMAVVTALKKTNGDTNTNKLISTMEGMSFDTPKGKMTFRKEDHQAMQSMYHFKIKVDPAFAWGVPELVHEIKPEEMDIPIKNKR